One window of Hydractinia symbiolongicarpus strain clone_291-10 chromosome 3, HSymV2.1, whole genome shotgun sequence genomic DNA carries:
- the LOC130635791 gene encoding dnaJ homolog subfamily C member 21-like, producing the protein MRCHYEVLGVERDADDAEIKRSYRKLALTHHPDKNHDNTEDNTRIFHEIQSAYDVLSDKQERAWYDKHREAILKGGEDYVDDSVDVMQYFNPGVYSGFNDGPKGFYTVFRDVFRNISQEDEPYLEGESDYEVPDFGDSTSSYDETVKLFYSFWLGYCTKKSFVWKEKYDLRQAPNRPTQRLMEKENKKSRDTAKKKRNEEVRALVAYVRKRDKRVQTYRKELEAKQAENQRKMEEKRKEDIRNRNKELDGYKEQEWMVFDHSKLDDIDSHFDEQFGGENNTDDSENDMIDHFYCIACDKNFKSEKALANHEKSKKHKENVELIKSELEIDLLEDLHIDQRKKNTECENETSECFSRLSSLNLPENVVKLNVIEGKKTSVDETNSESMISHTTDSLVYTKMKGTSSRQASTKIKNQKKKKNKQGMLEEDIEEREWRERHLHLVLSSQDSLFLPRKKSKKREIRDSAERMRQQDMPDEYGLRSASLGRSPLTDSMVINKKRASKADRKKGRKLLLNSDEEDSSSEEESSEDEEEDTVFADEKYKQTKEEGDEMNTKSTNQTDGVSNDQNDFEDENVVMADDEGEVTLAHLDRSLISDSIRYNKDKIEHHGKQIIIHKKLERRKTLEEESRNSPSEECINDHAKESHSDTTKLLNGEQQSNKNGGEKKQSASTSQKQNGELFKCGVCEKIFPTRNKLFGHIKSEGHALLKDVPKKNKSAKKGKNKNK; encoded by the coding sequence ATGAGGTGCCATTATGAAGTTCTTGGCGTCGAACGAGATGCTGACGATGCAGAAATCAAACGTTCCTATCGAAAACTTGCTTTAACTCACCACCCTGATAAAAATCATGACAACACTGAAGACAATACTCGCATTTTTCACGAAATTCAGTCTGCCTACGACGTCCTGAGTGATAAACAAGAACGTGCGTGGTATGACAAACATAGGGAGGCAATTTTAAAAGGTGGCGAGGATTATGTCGACGACTCTGTCGATGTTATGCAGTACTTCAATCCTGGTGTATATAGTGGTTTCAATGACGGTCCGAAAGGCTTCTACACAGTATTTCGCGATGTGTTTCGCAATATATCTCAAGAAGACGAGCCCTACTTGGAAGGAGAGAGCGACTATGAGGTACCCGATTTCGGAGATTCGACAAGTTCTTATGACGAGACAGTTAAACTGTTTTATTCTTTCTGGCTGGGTTATTGTACGAAGAAATCTTTCGTATGGAAAGAAAAATACGACCTGCGCCAGGCTCCTAATCGGCCGACACAGCGTCTGatggagaaagaaaataaaaagtcacgtgatacagcaaagaaaaaacgaaacgaagAAGTGCGAGCGTTAGTTGCGTACGTTCGAAAACGAGATAAGCGTGTCCAAACATATCGCAAAGAATTAGAAGCGAAACAAGCCGAAAACCAGCGTAAAATGGAAGAGAAGCGAAAGGAAGATATCCGCAATCGAAATAAGGAGTTAGATGGCTACAAAGAGCAGGAGTGGATGGTGTTTGATCATTCGAAGTTGGACGACATCGACTCTCATTTCGACGAGCAGTTCGGAGGCGAGAACAACACGGATGATAGCGAGAACGACATGATCGATCATTTCTATTGTATCGCTTGCgataaaaatttcaaatcggAAAAAGCGCTAGCCAACCACGAGAAATCAAAGAAACACAAAGAAAACGTAGAACTGATCAAAAGCGAACTAGAAATTGATTTGCTGGAAGATTTACATATAGATCAACGTAAAAAGAATACGGAATGTGAAAATGAAACTAGCGAGTGTTTCTCACGTTTAAGTTCTTTGAATTTACCGGAAAATGTGGTTAAACTGAATGTTATTGAAGGGAAAAAAACAAGCGTGGACGAAACTAATAGTGAGTCTATGATTTCTCATACAACGGATTCTTTGGTGTATACGAAGATGAAAGGAACAAGCTCTAGACAAGCTTCCACGAAgataaaaaaccaaaaaaagaaaaagaataaacaaggCATGCTAGAAGAAGATATCGAAGAACGGGAATGGAGAGAACGACATTTACATTTAGTGTTATCGTCTCAAGACTCGCTATTTCTCCCGCGAAAAAAGTCGAAAAAGCGAGAAATTAGAGATTCGGCAGAACGCATGCGGCAACAAGATATGCCTGATGAATATGGATTACGGAGTGCCTCGCTTGGCCGAAGCCCACTCACTGATTCGATGGTTATTAATAAAAAACGTGCATCTAAAGCTGATCGAAAAAAAGGTCGGAAATTGTTACTAAACTCAGATGAAGAAGATTCTTCTAGTGAAGAAGAGAGCAgcgaagatgaagaagaagacACTGTGTTTGCGGACGAAAAATACAAGCAGACGAAGGAGGAGGGTGATGAAATGAACACTAAAAGCACCAATCAAACGGATGGTGTGTCAAACGATCAAAATGATTTTGAAGATGAAAACGTTGTGATGGCTGATGACGAGGGTGAGGTTACACTAGCGCATTTGGATAGATCACTTATATCGGATTCCATAAGGTATAACAAAGACAAAATAGAACACCACGGTAAGCAAATTATCATTCATAAAAAGTTAGAAAGAAGGAAAACTTTAGAAGAAGAAAGCAGAAATAGTCCTTCGGAAGAGTGTATTAATGACCATGCGAAGGAGAGTCATTCCGATACAACGAAGCTCTTAAACGGAGAGCAGCAATCGAATAAAAATGGAGGCGAAAAGAAACAGTCAGCGTCAACTAGCCAGAAACAAAATGGCGAATTGTTTAAGTGTGGAGTTTGCGAGAAAATATTTCCAACTCGAAATAAACTTTTTGGGCATATTAAAAGCGAGGGCCACGCTTTGTTAAAGGATGTCCCGAAAAAAAATAAGTCTgctaaaaaaggtaaaaataagaataaataa